AAAAGAAGGATGCCACGCTTGATCGCCTGGACGAATACGTCGCAGAGATGCGGATGGTTCCACTTAAGGCCGCGGCTGAAAAGTAGTTGTGAGTGTGCGACACTGAGCGGATCGAATCCCGCCCCAGAAATCGGGGCGACAGATCTTTCTGGACTGGTCGAGCCGCGTCGGGCATACGATTTGTCTCGATTTGCAACTGCTTACCCCGTCATAAATTCCGCTCGACATCTCGACTTTGTCATCTGAAAATTGCCCTATTTACTGCGGTTTTCCGATCAAAATCGGTCTTTGCCCAAAGTCGGGTCTGTGGTAGAAGTCCGTCCTCCCCTAGAATACCCCTCCCGCCGATCGACTGAGCGAGGTCATTGCCTCGCGAGTTGTCGACATACCACTGGATGAATCATTGTGTGGTCATTGAAAGGTGCGAAGCGAGCGATCATTTTCGCTGGCTGTCTTGCCGCAGCCTATACCCAACTGACAACATCTCCGGCGACGATCCAATACATTCGAGCACTGGGTGCGAATGAGTTTCACATTGGCATCCTGGGCGCCATGCCAACGCTGATGTTGTTCATGCAGTTTGTGTCCGCCGTCGTGGTGAACCACCTCGCCTATCGTCGTCGGTTATGGTTCTGGGCGGCGATGACGCATCGTTTGATGCTGTTGCCGACCGCGCTGGGGCCCTGGCTCTTTCCAGAAATGTCCGATCAGTTCTGGGTTTGGACGTTGCTGATCACCACCGCAATCAATCAGGGATTGCTTCATTTCAGTTCGCCATTATGGCTGAGCTGGATGGGCGATTATCTGCCTCATAAGGGGCTTAGCAGTTTCTGGGGGCAACGCCAGTTGTGGACACAAATTGCGGCGGCCGGATCGCTGTGCGCCGCCGCGTTTCTCGTTCACCAATCCGGGCTGCCCATTGATATCAGCTATGCCGTCATGACTTGCATCGGAACGCTGTGCGGCGTGATTGACCTGTTGCTGTTCTTCAAGGTTGCGGAACCACCTGTGCAGAAGGCGCCGTCGCCGCGATTGATGAAAGTATTGACCGAGCCCTTTCACAGCAGCGAATTTCGTCGCTATATCGGCTTCATGTGCTTCTGGAACTTTGCCGCGATGGCGGGCGCTCCGTTTATCAGCCTTTATCTTCTGTCAGAAGTCGGCATGGATCTGTTTCATGTGCTGCTGCTCTGGACCATCTCCTGGGTCGGCGGCGCCATGTTTTCCCGGACGCTAGGTCGTTGGGCCGATGCCCATGGTTCGCAGCCGGTGCTCGTGATGTGTGTTGCGCTCAAGTCCAGCAATATGCTCGCGCTGCTTCTGATCCCCCCATCTCCGTCCATTGCCTTTTGGGTCCTGGCCCCGTGTTTCATGCTGGATGCCGCACTGAATGCCGGAATCTTGATCGCCAATAACGGCTTCATGATCAAGAATTCACCGTCCGAGAATCGCACGATGTACATTGCCGCGACTCAAGCCGTGGCGGGGGTTGTTGGAGGGTTAACCTCCATTCTGGCCGGGCTGGTGATGCAGCAGCTTTCAGGGACGCAGTGGAATGTCCTCGGCTGGACGCTGGGGCAGTTTCAGATCATGTTTCTGGCGAGCATCGCCCTGCGATGGGTGGCGTTGCTGATGACCCGCTACGTCAATGAGCCAAGCGCACGTCACACTTGGGACGTTGTTCAGGAAATGGCTCGAGACACGCTCGAACGGATGGAAGTCCGCAGGACACGTGTCTTCGCCCGAGTCAGAGTCATTACAAAGCGAAGGCTTCGAACCGGTTCCGTGATCGATGGCACAAGTCAGGGCCTAGGAGCGGACATTCCGGGCGGCCATGCGCGAGTCCCAGCGCCGAAACGTGCGCGGAGATTACGTCCGCGCCGGTCTCAGCCTATGTGACCACGGTTCTAATGTTCCCACAGGGTATCGTTGAGCGCCCTGTCGATGAATGCCGGTTCCTAGCGGCGATACTGAATCTGATTCAGTTCACCCGTCGAGGGCATCGTCGGTGGCAGCAATGTTTCTGGCAGGTTGCCGGGGACCGTGACGGTGTGCTGAAACGCCGGTTGCTGAACCTGCGGATATGCCATTTGTTGGGCTGGAACGTGCAGTCCCGTTGGTTGGGCGACCCAGGATGGATGCTGCTGAGCCACGGGCTGAACGTACCCGTAGGGCACATGGGCCGGTTGATACCGCGACACCTTCAGCATGGTCGCCTGATCGTGGTACTTGTGCCAGAACTGTTGCGAGTACGGCATTGAGGGGCGTTCTCCCCAACCCGCCGCCGTTTGCGACTGAGAAAGCACATCTTTGTAATTGTACGGACGGAAGACGCCATGACCGCCGTAAGCGGGAATTTCTTGGAAGTAGCCATGCACCCAGCTCATCTGAGAATCGGACGCGTAGTGCTGCTCTGCGGAACCTTCAAACCCGTATTGCCCGTACGCACGAGCTGGCACAGGAGCGTTTGGCATTTCCGATGGGCCGGGGGAACCGACCTGCATTGCAAGTCCGACCGCAAGATTGATGAGGCCGTTCGGCATGGATCTATCCTTCCGTGTCTATTCCGCGGCCATGCCGCTTGATCGGTTGATGGGTCGATCGGTCATGATGCCGATCGAAGCACTCAAGCACAGTCTCTGGATGAGTTTCTGCGGCTGATTTCCTAAATCACCTTGTCGCTATCGGCGCTCCTTGAGCGAATCTTCCTGAGTTCTGGGCTGAACGCTAATTGTTTCGGGATCGCTACTGACAGATTGAACCGCGATGTCGCTAGAAGCCGTCAGGTCGGGACGGGATTCCGCTCGTGATGTCCAGTTTGCCTCCAGATGCTCCATCATCAGGGGTTAGGTTTGGTTATCTCCACATGACGCTCGCCGCGGACGAACGCAAAACCTGCAGTCTGTCGCGGTTTGTTTGTGTGTCTTAGGCAAACTTTAGGGGGTGTGTCGTGAATTCACCTCATATTGAGAGCCTTCGAGTGGAGCTTCGAATCTGAATTCACACGCAATCTGCCAACAGAGAACGACGAGACGATTGAGGCCAGTCCGAGGTCCCAAGTCCCTCAAAATAATCCCCCGGCAATGTTCCCCTGTGGAGACACTCGCGCTATGTTGATCTCGAAATCGTGTCGCATGTTTTTGGCCGCGGCTGCGGTCGCAGTAATGGCACCGGCGTCGCAAGCAGGATGTAACTGCTCGGTTCCTCCTTCACCCGTTGTTTCCACCTACACTCCCACTTCCGCCGCTGCGTGGGGCGGTGCGCCTGGCTATGCTGGCTCACCTGGTGGGTATGGGGCTACGGCGGTGGGCACCGGCCCGTCTGCCTATGACGACTACAACTCTGCCGGTCCGCACTGGGCACCCGGGGGCTACGAACCGCGAGTGGGATCGCCTGCGTACTACCACGATCCCGCGGGCGGGCAGTATGTCGTCACCGGAAATCCCTACTACGATCATTTTGGTCCAGGGTTTCACCGTCAAGATCTGCACGGACACTACCGCTTTCCGTACTACAACTACCGGGCTCCCTGGTACTACCCCGGTCGTGCGGTCTACAACCGAAACACCAATTTCCCCTGGTGAGGCCCATTTCAATTGACACGCGATGATTCAAGCAGATCGCATCACGTCAGCACGCCGATGATTTGCTTGAATCGCCTGCTTGGTTGTGACAAGGAGGCGTTCTGGCGGGCGACGCTCGCGCATCCGCCAGAGCCCATTGGGGCTGTTTGACTAGGCTTGCGGTGATTGAAGTCTGTGAACGAGCGATTCGAGCATCGTGAGTTTCTCTTCAATTCGGTCGTCGAGTGAGTTCTTGACGACCACTTCGAGTTCGCGGGCACAGTCGGTCAGCATTGGGAATCCCGCCATTCCGCCGGACCCTTTCATCCAGTGCGCGAGTTCTTTGAGCTGAGTTCGGTTGTTTGATTGGTAGGCGCTCTGCATCTCGAACATTTTGTCGTGTGCGCGTTCGACGAACTCACGCACGAGTTCCGCAAACGGTGGTTCTTCGATGGGCAATTCCGAAACGATCAAATCAGAGTGATCTTTTGGCCGGGGCGCGGTTACGTCGCCGGGCTCGACATCAACGTTTTTTCCTGAGAGGAGCGCGATGATTCTGGCAAGGAGCAATTCTTGCCGAATCGGCTTCGACAGATATTCCGTACAACCTGCCTGCAGACAACGCTCTTCATCGCCGCGCATGGCGTGTGCCGTCAAGGCGACGATTGGATTGGTGAATCCTTCTGCTCGTAGCTGCGCGGTGGCCGAGTAGCCGTCCATAATCGGCATTTGCATGTCGATGAGAATCAGGTCAAACTGCTCGTTGCGGACTGCAACAACCGCTTCCAGGCCGTTCTCGACGAGAACCACATCGGCACCTGATCGGACGAGTAACAATCGAATCAGCTTACGATTCGTCTCGCCATCTTCGGCCACCAGAATCCGCTTCGAACGAATCGATTGCTTCAAGATTGAATCGGCGGTGCTTGGTTCGTCCATCACGATATCTTCGAGCGGAGACGAAGACATGCGCACGTTGTCCATCGAACCGGTATCGACAGTGAACGAAAACGTGCTGCCCTGTCCCTGTTCGCTCTTGTATCGAATCTCGCCCCCCAATCCTTCGACGATGCTCTTGCAGATGGAAAGGCCCAGGCCCGTGCCTCCGAATCGGCGGGTCACCGAACTGTCACCTTGTGTGAACGGATTGAACAGCGCGGTCTGTGTTTCTTCGGGGATACCCACTCCGGTATCAATGACATCGATGGCGAGCGTCCGCGACGCGGGGTCAATTCGTGCGACGACGTTGACGCCCCCGGTTTCGGAAAACTTGACTGCGTTACCAATCAGGTTCATCAGCAGTTGTCGCAGGCGAAGGGGATCGCTTTCGATCGATTCGGGCACGACGCCATCCCAGCGGTATTCGAGACTGAGATTTTTTTCGCGTGCTTTGGGGCGCAGGATCGAAATGGCGTCGGAAATCACGCCATGGGGTGAAAAACGGACCCGTTCAAAATCCATTTGGCCGGCCTCAATCTTCGACAGGTCCAGAATGTCGTTGATCAGGACCAGCAAGCCCTCACCACATCGTTTGATCGTCCTAAGGTAGTCTCGTCGATCCGCTTCCTTCAGGCTGTGATCATGGATCACGATGTAGTCGGCGAAGCCCAAAATCCCGTTCAGTGGCGTACGAATTTCGTGGCTCATATTCGCCAGAAACCGGCTTTTGGCCAGGCTGGCCGCCTCGGCGGCTTCCTTGGCGCGAACCAGTTCCTGTTGAATTGTTTCGCGTTGCGAGATTTCGTCTTGCAGTTCACGCGTACGTTGTTCGACGCGAATTTCCATTTCATCGCGCGCTTGTTTCAGTTCCGACTGCGACGTCTGAATCTTCTGAACCATCTGGTTGAACGACCTGTAGAGAACAGCCAGTTCATCGCGCGAATCGGTGGTGACACGAATCGTATAGTCGCCATTGGTTGTGATGTTTCGGGCGGCGTCCGCCAGTTGCAGGATGGGGCGCGAGATCAACGACTGCATCATCGAACCGAACAGCAGCGCGACGGCCAGCGAGCAGAGCGTCAGGATCACGATCATTGTCGCATGACTACGGGCCTGCTCGTAGAACTCGCGCATGTTTGCTTTCAGATAAACGACGCCGACTTCGCGGCCCCGCTCAATCATCGGATAGAACAATTCGAGTTCACCAAATTCGGTGTAGCGATACGAATCGTGTTCGATAGGAAGTGCGATAGGATCCGTCTGCGTTCCTGCCGGCAGATCGGATGTCAGCGGCGTTCCTGTGTTGGAGAACAAGCCTACGGTCGCCACGGACGGATGCGATTTGACCAGCATCAGCATGGATCGTGCGGCATCATTCCCGGGTTTCTCAACCGTCGCAAGCCCGGCGAATGCCAGCAGTTCTGCTTTCGATCGAAGTTCTTCAATCTGAGCCGATCGCAACAGCCTCAGGTCATGCCAGATGAACCCCGTACAGGCCATTAGGAGCGCCATCGTGCCGGAAACGGCGGCGAGCAGGACCAGCTTCTTTTTGAGTTCGAGATTCTGAATCCAAAGCATTGCCCGTTCCTGCCATCCTGCGGAGTAACTGGAGGCTGGTGACATCCAACCCGCCATCAGATGCCGTGTTCACATTGCAGTGGGGATGTTTGAGTTGGTTTCATCAGGCTGCTGCCATCGGCAATCTGGGTCACTCGGGGTCTGCTAGTTCGATTTGTGTCTGAACAATCAGATCGCGCTGGGAAATGAATGTGTCGACGATCTTCGGGTCGAAGTGGCTGCCGCTCTCGTTCGTGATGATTTCGAAGCACTTGCTGATGGGGTAGGCCGGCTTGTAGGGACGGCGACTGCTGAGTGCGTCGAACACATCGGCGACCGCAGTAATACGACCTTCGATCGGAATATCCTCACCGGCAAGCCCCAGGGGATATCCCGTTCCATCCCATCGTTCGTGGTGCGTTAGAGCGATCCGAGCTGCCATTGTCAGCAGGGGTGAGCGAGGAACATCCAGAATGCGCGATCCAATCAATACATGCTGGCGCAGTCTCGTCGACTCGCGGTCTCCCATGCGTTCGACGATTCGCTTTCCGAACAGCGTGTGACGCTGCATCTGTTCAAATTCCTCCGGCGTCAGTTTGCCGGGTTTCAGCAGAACTTCGTCCGGAACGCCGACCTTACCGACATCGTGCAGCTGAGCCGCCTGCTCGAGCATCAGTGCATCATGTTCGCTCCAGCCCAAGGCGAGTCCAATCAAACCGGCGTACTGGCCAACCCGTTCGACATGTCGGCCGGTCACGTCGTCCCGATATTCGACGGCGCGAGCCAGGCAGAAAATGACGTCTTGGCGCGAAGCTTCCAGTTCCAGCGTTCGTTGCTGAACAGCCGCTTCCAGCGTTTGCGCGTAATTTTTTAGACTGTCCTGATGCTGCTTGACGGTCAGCACGTTCCGGACGCGCGGCGCCAGTTCGCTCGGATCGATCGGTTTCGTGAGAAAATCGGACGCCCCGTACTCGAGGACCGTCAGCTTCGTGCTGCGGTCGGTTGAGGCCGTCAAGATGAGGACAGGAATATGACTGAGTTCCGGCTTCGATCGCAGTTGGCGAAGAATGTCTACGCCCGACACGACCGGCATCATCACATCCAGAATGACGAGATCTGGCATCTCTTCCGCAATTTGCGAGACGGCGCGAGTGGCATCCGACAGTCCAATACAGCGTTTGTAGCCCAGTTCGTTCAGATACTTCTGGCAAACTTTGACGTTGATGGGTTCGTCATCGACGATCAGAATCTTGGTTTGGGCTGCGATTTCGGCGTCGACGGCAGGTGGAAACGCTTTCGCACCAAAGCGAGTTTCCCCGCCCTGTGTGAGCGAACTGAATCCATGTTCGATGTCATCCAGTAGTTTTTCAACGTTTGAACTTGTCGACATCGCCGAGATGGACTGGCCCATTCGCAGACTCCGCTGTTCAAAATGCCCCAACAGGGATTCGATCGCATCAAACGTGATGCATTCCACTTGCCCCGCACGCGAATCTAGTTCGCTTTCCGCAACGACATGACTTGCACCGTTGAAAAAGCGAAACGTTCACAAAACGACAGGGTCTCCAAAGGAACTTTGCCGTCTTCTCTGTCGAGTTGCATTGTGTCGATCGTAGTGAATGTTTCGTCGGGCCTGCTGGATTCTTGGGTAACTCGCACCCGAAGCTCGCTTCAGGACAAAATGGCGCTGATTGTTGCCCGCAACCAGGTTCGTACGGTGGGCAAATTCTCACTTCGTCGTTCCTGCGACCGTGGTGGATGTGGGGGTGGAACTCGTTTGTCTGGAATTGGCGACCCAGAATTCCCATGGGAAATGATGGCTTGTCGCATATCACTGTCGGGCGGCCAACGACTAGAATGGACCGCTGAAATCGCGAGTATCGATTCTGTTAAGAAGATGCTTGATAATCAGTTACAGAAGAATCAAAGGTCCGACGAGGACTTATTTGCGCCCGGTTCAAGTGAACCACTGGTGCGATTTCCCGAGATGAAATATGGCCAAGCCCGATCCAACCAAACCCGACTACTCGCTCGAACGCGTTGTCTGCCGTAATCGCAAGGCCAAACACGAATACGAGCTCACAGACTCGCTCGAATGCGGGATCATGCTGCACGGCAGCGAGGTCAAGAGCGTCCGTAACAACAAGATCTCGATCGAAGAAGCGTGGGTTCGCGTGCAAGGCGGCGAGGTTTGGCTGGTCGGTTGCGACATTGCCGAATATCCCCAGGCGACCTACTTGAATCACGATCCGAAGCGTCAACGCAAGCTTTTGATGCACCGCCGTGAGATTCGCAAATTTGCCGAAGTGGCCAGTCAGAAGGGGTTGGCGATCGTTCCGCTTGATGTTCATCTGATTCGCGGAAATGTGAAAGTGACCATCGCCGTCGGCAAGGGCCTGAAGCGTCACGACAAGCGTGAAAAACTGAAGGAACACGATGCGAATCGCGAGATCCGACAGGCGCT
The window above is part of the Schlesneria paludicola DSM 18645 genome. Proteins encoded here:
- a CDS encoding MFS transporter — translated: MWSLKGAKRAIIFAGCLAAAYTQLTTSPATIQYIRALGANEFHIGILGAMPTLMLFMQFVSAVVVNHLAYRRRLWFWAAMTHRLMLLPTALGPWLFPEMSDQFWVWTLLITTAINQGLLHFSSPLWLSWMGDYLPHKGLSSFWGQRQLWTQIAAAGSLCAAAFLVHQSGLPIDISYAVMTCIGTLCGVIDLLLFFKVAEPPVQKAPSPRLMKVLTEPFHSSEFRRYIGFMCFWNFAAMAGAPFISLYLLSEVGMDLFHVLLLWTISWVGGAMFSRTLGRWADAHGSQPVLVMCVALKSSNMLALLLIPPSPSIAFWVLAPCFMLDAALNAGILIANNGFMIKNSPSENRTMYIAATQAVAGVVGGLTSILAGLVMQQLSGTQWNVLGWTLGQFQIMFLASIALRWVALLMTRYVNEPSARHTWDVVQEMARDTLERMEVRRTRVFARVRVITKRRLRTGSVIDGTSQGLGADIPGGHARVPAPKRARRLRPRRSQPM
- a CDS encoding ATP-binding protein, yielding MLWIQNLELKKKLVLLAAVSGTMALLMACTGFIWHDLRLLRSAQIEELRSKAELLAFAGLATVEKPGNDAARSMLMLVKSHPSVATVGLFSNTGTPLTSDLPAGTQTDPIALPIEHDSYRYTEFGELELFYPMIERGREVGVVYLKANMREFYEQARSHATMIVILTLCSLAVALLFGSMMQSLISRPILQLADAARNITTNGDYTIRVTTDSRDELAVLYRSFNQMVQKIQTSQSELKQARDEMEIRVEQRTRELQDEISQRETIQQELVRAKEAAEAASLAKSRFLANMSHEIRTPLNGILGFADYIVIHDHSLKEADRRDYLRTIKRCGEGLLVLINDILDLSKIEAGQMDFERVRFSPHGVISDAISILRPKAREKNLSLEYRWDGVVPESIESDPLRLRQLLMNLIGNAVKFSETGGVNVVARIDPASRTLAIDVIDTGVGIPEETQTALFNPFTQGDSSVTRRFGGTGLGLSICKSIVEGLGGEIRYKSEQGQGSTFSFTVDTGSMDNVRMSSSPLEDIVMDEPSTADSILKQSIRSKRILVAEDGETNRKLIRLLLVRSGADVVLVENGLEAVVAVRNEQFDLILIDMQMPIMDGYSATAQLRAEGFTNPIVALTAHAMRGDEERCLQAGCTEYLSKPIRQELLLARIIALLSGKNVDVEPGDVTAPRPKDHSDLIVSELPIEEPPFAELVREFVERAHDKMFEMQSAYQSNNRTQLKELAHWMKGSGGMAGFPMLTDCARELEVVVKNSLDDRIEEKLTMLESLVHRLQSPQA
- a CDS encoding HD domain-containing phosphohydrolase, translating into MGQSISAMSTSSNVEKLLDDIEHGFSSLTQGGETRFGAKAFPPAVDAEIAAQTKILIVDDEPINVKVCQKYLNELGYKRCIGLSDATRAVSQIAEEMPDLVILDVMMPVVSGVDILRQLRSKPELSHIPVLILTASTDRSTKLTVLEYGASDFLTKPIDPSELAPRVRNVLTVKQHQDSLKNYAQTLEAAVQQRTLELEASRQDVIFCLARAVEYRDDVTGRHVERVGQYAGLIGLALGWSEHDALMLEQAAQLHDVGKVGVPDEVLLKPGKLTPEEFEQMQRHTLFGKRIVERMGDRESTRLRQHVLIGSRILDVPRSPLLTMAARIALTHHERWDGTGYPLGLAGEDIPIEGRITAVADVFDALSSRRPYKPAYPISKCFEIITNESGSHFDPKIVDTFISQRDLIVQTQIELADPE
- the smpB gene encoding SsrA-binding protein SmpB, translated to MAKPDPTKPDYSLERVVCRNRKAKHEYELTDSLECGIMLHGSEVKSVRNNKISIEEAWVRVQGGEVWLVGCDIAEYPQATYLNHDPKRQRKLLMHRREIRKFAEVASQKGLAIVPLDVHLIRGNVKVTIAVGKGLKRHDKREKLKEHDANREIRQALRRQDD